Proteins from a single region of Polycladomyces zharkentensis:
- the ytxC gene encoding putative sporulation protein YtxC, producing MAAYLITLPNQARNEVDQLRRCLNRRQEHLTAAGWDCRLQEWETPDRVVFRFSCLKRGTEAEKTVCRELGKGIAHFILSCREPAMIRSLIRRGYQAHQPGEIARIEAYADRIANEKNKSSRLRLQRKEKIARHLERFLHTSSMLSVDGFITFRLKSYLRALRKLVNHAIDEYLLDQEYKEFIQLLRYFVSMQKPKVQLVHVLHEGDRCFQLLQSDGKPLIVQEADSTIDELMEQAFSHEDLIVSTLLTVAPEQVILHTRHEEANVVRTLKQVFEGRIHMCRGCARCGEEAHSHSDA from the coding sequence ATGGCGGCGTATCTGATCACATTGCCCAATCAAGCGAGGAATGAAGTGGATCAGCTCAGGCGCTGCCTGAACCGCAGGCAGGAACACCTTACTGCTGCCGGGTGGGACTGCCGGTTGCAGGAATGGGAAACGCCGGATCGCGTCGTGTTTCGGTTTTCCTGTCTCAAACGAGGTACAGAGGCGGAAAAAACCGTATGTCGGGAACTGGGGAAAGGGATTGCCCACTTTATCTTGTCATGTCGGGAACCGGCCATGATCCGGAGCTTGATCCGGCGCGGTTATCAGGCACATCAGCCGGGTGAAATCGCCCGGATTGAAGCGTATGCGGACCGGATCGCCAATGAGAAAAACAAGTCGTCTCGCCTGCGTTTGCAGAGAAAGGAAAAAATCGCCCGTCACCTGGAACGTTTTCTTCATACGAGCTCCATGCTATCTGTCGATGGGTTTATCACTTTCCGCTTAAAGTCGTATCTGCGGGCGTTGCGCAAACTGGTGAATCACGCCATTGATGAATATCTCCTGGACCAGGAATACAAGGAATTTATTCAACTCTTGCGCTACTTCGTATCCATGCAAAAACCAAAAGTCCAGTTGGTCCATGTATTGCATGAAGGGGATCGATGTTTTCAACTCCTGCAATCGGATGGGAAACCACTCATCGTTCAGGAAGCGGACAGTACGATTGATGAGTTGATGGAACAAGCGTTTTCGCACGAAGACCTGATCGTCAGCACGCTGCTTACTGTCGCACCCGAACAAGTGATTTTGCACACCCGTCACGAAGAGGCCAATGTTGTCCGTACGCTGAAGCAGGTGTTTGAAGGCCGGATCCATATGTGCCGGGGGTGCGCACGCTGCGGGGAGGAAGCCCATTCGCATTCGGATGCTTGA